atggatcttgtttgatagatcttatcgagatcttttatatggtgcaaaaaaaataaaaaaataaatttttatttccattatttttgagtttaaaaatatgaaataagtacttattttttaagaaggtgttctggaacggggccttaaaaTCTTCCTCCAGTCGTTGGTGGAGTTGATGGTGGACCAGTCGGTTTACGTGGTGAGCATGGTAGTAAGCGTGGCAGATCTCGGAAGAAAGCCACTCTCAGGCTCCGTTCCAGTTTCTTAGAAAAGAAACTTCTTGAAAagaaaggtaattttaagcacaaaaatcatgtgtttacgcaaataatttttctaccaatatagatcttgtttgatatatttttttgagatcttttaaactgtgtaaaaaaaatttaaaatttatttttcatttttattatatttaaattttaaattaccttctttaaaaaaaaaaagtttaaaaagaaagcggaacgccTTCTTAGTCCTTAAGGTTGCATCTGGAAAATGGGCTATTGTTCTCCATGCATTGGGCTAGTTTACTGGAGCGGCCCATACTTCGCCATAGATACATTGGGCTGGCCCACCCTTCACGGCATCCACCGCTTCTCTATCTCCTCTGTGACGGGATCCCTGGTGAAAACCCCGACccaccacttctctctctcgatttctCGAGATGTTTGATCAAAACAGCGCAGCAGGAATGGAGGTATGAAAGATCCCtcttctctgtgtgtgtgtatgtgtgtgtgtgttatccGTATATGATCTACTTTAGGTGTCGCCCCAATCTCTTCAACTGATACTCCATGTATATTCCTAACTTTTTACCGAAATTTATAATTTACTTTAGCCGATAGCAAAAGGATTTTGGTATAGTTCTAAGTTGTAACAAAAATCCCATCCtttttcaagttattttcagaacttttggttttaattttgatttctttcagAAATTTAGCCTTATCTATCAATCTTATGGAGAGGAATTTCAGGGTAAGCAAAATTCGTTTTTGCTCTAGTTAGGATGAATTTTAATTGGGTTTTGTTCAATAAATtcatttactaaaaaaaaaaaaactgtagaaGGATAAATTTTAGGATGAATGTGATCGGTTTGTAACAGGTGACAGATTAATTTATCTTCCATCTGAAATGATAAGAAGGCAAACTTGTGTAAGAATAACGGAATATGgagattttcattttgttttattttctgttatttttttgagCACGGCTATTTCGATTTGTTAACTTTCTTTTGTTCTACTCGTTGTTAACCATTGAAAGGAAGCGGGTGCTGATTGTGGTAGTGatgttgatttggaagaaaagatTGAGAAGATCCTTGTTGCTGATGACGAGGAAAGACTGATCACATTGTTGACAAGCCCGCCACTATTAATTGATGGCACACCTCAATATTGCCGGGACCATCTTTTGGAGAGTCTCTGCATGAATGATGCCGTAAAATGTGCCACTGCGTTGCTGGAAGGAAAACTGGGCGGCATAAGACTGGATTTGGATGGGGATCACCTCTTGCATCGTGCGGCTAGATTTTGTTCATCGGACCTGGTCCAGTTATTTCTTCACCATAAAGCTCGAAGTGATACCAGATATTCTGATTATAGATATGATGATGGGAAAGATCTGAGGAATGGGTTGCGCCCACTCGATATAGCGTTTAACTTTGCAAggttaaaaagaagaaaacacacACATAGTACTTCTTATTCCTGATTTTGGCACTGTGTTTTTCATTCCATCTTATTTTTCCTATTGTGCAGAAGTCAGTACCCGTCTCTGGAGTCGTATCCATTTGGAGGGCAATCTAGTTTTGAAATGATACTGTATCTTTGCCAACTCGGAGcggtttgtttgttttcataGAATGCTTGcttatatttacttttttttaatcttcagCTGTCAAAGGTTTGGATATGATGTGGATGAAAGAATTAAGAGGTTTCCTCCTGGGGCTCTTTTATTGACTTGTTGCAGGGAAACATTGGGGATACTATTAAGTTTCTTGCATGTTCATCCAAGGACGTTGCAAAGGAAGCTTACCATTGTGCAAGGAAAGGAAAGCTCATTGAGTTGGCTCTCTTGCTGATTGTGGCTCGTGAAAAGATTTTGGTCCCTATCAATTTGGACGTCAAAGGTGGTGTTGGTTCAAGCGGAAGAACCACCATCCTGCATTGGTTACAGTTTCAAATCCTAATACTAACTCATGAGGAGAAATTAATGGGAGACTGTAAAAATGGCAAGTTAACTAAGATTCGCAGGAAGAAGATGGTTATGAGGTCAGCTGCACTATTGCTTGAAGTTTTTGAGAGGGCTGGTCATGCTATTGAGGAAATTATTCAGTACCTGTCACGTTCACCTTGCGTATGTGTTTTAATACCTCATATTCTGCTTCCTTGCTTCATAAGAGAAACAAGACATATTTGCCCAGGCATTGAGATATGAATACAGAGGGAGGACCGGACCGGGTAGCATACCGGTGAAGGGACCATGCAAATGGGTCACCGGTCCAACCGGTATCGAACCGTGATGTCATAATTGCATaattaatttattaaaattatatatagcCTCAAATTTTACAAGGAAAATAAACCAAAGTCACCCGATACCAATATATTTTCACATGGTAGAAGTGTTATTCTTATAGTCCTACATCAGTGGCAAAGTAAAACATAATGCGTTGGCTTCCCTTTTGAAAGCTCCGTGCGATTCGTTTGAGCCTCGCGCATCCTGGTGTACAACTTTAAATTACTGGCTGCTTCGTGCATATTTGTGTTAAAGAGTAAATCATATGCCCTGAGCTTGTTTAGCACACTTCATATGCATGTCTGTGAAACGAGTCAGTCCAGAATGACTATCTGATACTTGATTTCATCAATTTATCATCTGTGTTCCCATATAGGCGAGAAGTGAAGAAGTGGGGAAACATGCTGTTTTCTGGCTTAAGGAAGCAGGATTTAAATTCAAGAATGGGGACTTTGATTTTAGCACTATGGACTGGTTTGAGTACGCAGTTGTTCAATatcttttttttccagattgTGTTTCTTCTCTTTATGCACATTCATTCTTCTTATATCTCTTGTCGCAGTTAATGGTTAAACCTTGAAAACTTGTGTACCCTTATTGTGACAGCATTGCGCTTACTGATTCCTTAAGGACCAAGAACAGGATCCCTACCAAGGATGCTCCATCAGGTGTTTTTTCGTGCTTTAGAACTCTATTCTTACAATTAAATTATGGAAAAACAACACCACTGGGATGATGTGGCAGTGGCAATTCTGTAAATTGAAGCCATTTTTCTCAGTGTTCTGCACTCAAACTATGCATTGTCATTACTATTAAACAAATGTAACTTATACTTCCTAATTTATTATGATGAATTGAAAATGGCTCACAAACCTCAGTATACAAGCTTCTGATGACttcatttttcttccttttttttttttgcacagcAGAGACGAATTCCAGTCCTCGCCTGCCTTTGCCGCAGCAAAAAATTCCGGCTTTGCCCCTTTGGGTTAGAAAATTTGTATTTGTCATGTCCCTTACTATATTAATGTTATGGGTTCAATTGTCCTAGGAATTTTTTGGATTTGATGCTTTACACTATTTGCTTTCtgctctttgttttcttttttttggactgAGATGATTTGTGTCATAGTAAACAACTTTTCCTTTCAGTGACTTGTAACTGATTGATTTTCTAGGGATGGGGAAGGGAAGGGGGAGGGGCGATAGGTGAATTAACCCAACATTTTTGTGGCCTAATGCCATGTTTTTCAGAGATATTTTATTGGAAGCAGAGGAGGCATGTGTGTTAGACTCTTATGCTCTTTGGATACTCCTAGGAGCATGTCCATTACTTCTTCAATGTAACTTAAGCGCAAAATTAGGCCCGTATAACCGTCTACTACTAAAAGCGTGTCCAGTACTTGTTCTCtgcatctttattcaaaaaaccgGAATCATTGCATCAGACCTTTCCTGGTCTACGCCGACACTTCTGCGGCAGTTCTTGAACCATTAGAACACGTCCTACTTGATGAATCTCTTCCCCATAACCTTGTAATCTGCTTTCATCAGAATCCCACTTATGAACTTTAAGTATAAGTGAATCCATTCTGAATTGTAGTGTTTAGAATTGTATTGTGATGTCTGCAATTGAATGGTAACGTGTAGCATATCCATGTTGCCTTTAACCTAAATAAACAACTAGATTTTGTCTTCACATAAATCAAACGACTGTTTTTAATTTAGCCAAACACTCGTCTtcttccctccctccctccctctcttttccGTTCATATTGCATTATAACAAAACCTTAGAAGCTACCACTCTCGTTATCATCTGGTCTTTGAACAAATATGGCAGTCAGTTCAGTCTTGCAGATCATGAGGATCTCatcgtttctctttttctttgatcTGATCTTCTGAAGGCAACTCGCTGCCAGATCTGAAAGGAATTCATCCGACaaaatttcttctcttttcaaaCTTCATCATCCTTGAGTCAGTCGTGTCTGGCAAAAAATGTGCCGGGTCCCGTCCGCATGGTGCACCTGCCCCGTGTCTTGTTGACACTGGTACTTTGCCCAAAATGGAGGATCCATGTTGCATAGGATACGACATTGGTATGAGCTTGAGTTATGTGTTCTCTCCCATACCCAATTTAAGCACCTAGACCCTCAGTTTTATAATATTTGAGCTTGCTTTAGCTTTGTGAAGCAACATTTCTAGCCTTTCCCATGGATGGGGGGACAGAAATTTAATACTTTTTCTTAGTCCCATATGTATAACGTTCTCAGATAATAGGACTTACATTATTTCGCATACCAGGTATTACATTCTTACAAAAGAAATCCACCAGAAACACCCAGTATTCTAGCCGGATCAGTAGTATGTGGTTTTTGCACCGGTTTTCACCGAATACGGTCCGGTATTCACACCTTTGGTCCTGTACCCATAGCTGACTTGTAAACACGTCTTTCCCCaaagattttagttttggaTGATTAGACGCGCATCCGATACTCGTGCCTGAGCTCATGGTGGTGGTCTTTTGTTTGTAAGATATAGTACTAAGCACTGTGTTTTCGTGCTGCCTTATatcgtgaataagtttttgatATGGATTATTTGTTTGAGCAGGTTCTTAGTCCTTGGTCCGCTGCCCAGACTTCCCCTTTTCACCAAACCCGTGGTTTATCCTCTACGGACAAGTCACATTACACAAATCATATCCCAAAATCAATCTCTCGTTCTCATTATTCTGCAAGTTTGGATGTTCAAGCAAAGAAGCAAACTGAACCCATAGAGCAGAATGTTCCCCAATGCCTGTCCAAGGTGAAGCTTGCACGTTTTGCAAGGTTGCTTAGGAGGGGGATGAAAATTGCTTGATTCATGTACGAGCTCTTTGGAGGTCTCACTTGTTACTTTTGGTAAGGATTGTTTTCTTGCAGCTTCTGTAATGATTATTATGTGTTTCTGTGCATGCATGCTTGATGCTTCCAATGCCATCATGTCTATCGAGACCAGGTCGCCTCGTTCATTAgcttacttttaattatttcgTTTGtcggtggtttttttttttttttgaaaggcttcGTTTGTCAGTGTTGGAGCGTCCTAAGTAGCCCCTCATTCTGTGCACTTGCTACCATGATTGTTGCTTTGCAGCAGATTTGGGACTTGTCTTCCTTGATGTCTAAAACACCGACTAATTACTTGCTCTTAACGTCTACCAAAGGACAGCTGTTGGAAGTCTTAAGACTCGTTTGGGTGGTTTCAGTTGATGCTTTACATTTATGAAACCAGGGTGGGGTTCTAGGTTTTATGGAGACTACAGGGCGGCTATATCCAGCATGGCTTTCTTACAGTAGATGGATTTCCAGAATCAGGGCGCTGCAAGTGCTGGATGGGCATGTAATAACGGTTTTCAAGGGCTGGTTTCTAATGAGTTCTTTTGACTTAAGGCACCGTTTCATTTTTCACTGGATTATAGCATCGGGTTGGACTATAGACACAAGGAGACCACATTTCCTACATTTGGTTGCAACTAATTGCGGTCAACCATTACATATCCATCCGATACATTACCTAGGACGGTGTGGTATTGTTAATTCCCCTGAGCATTAATCGGATGGGATTGGTAATCTGATGGAGTTAATTTTGTATCGTTTCAAATTTGTTTGGGGTAATATTGATTGTTAATGGTTTCAATGAGGAAAAGACACCCACTGCCTCACTGAATGAGATAAACTCATCCTTCTATTTGTCTAGCTATAAAGGTACAATTGCTCTTATTTATACTGATGAAAATCTACGTCACAGTTGGAAATTTTCTAAACGCATGAACTTCCTAAGCCCTTGGTCTCAAATTAATTGTAGTAGTTTTGGCTGTGGAAAGGAATCTTAGCTAGGCTTAAATTGTTCCAAAAACTCCCCCAAAAAAGCGACAGGGACGACACAGTAGGGATGGCAACAGGTGATTAAAAAGGTTTTGAACTTTGTAgtttcgcaaaaaaaaaaaaaaaagtttcaaccaTTTCACACAGATAGTTTGGAGAAGGTTTATGGTGTTATTTCAAAGATATGTTAATTCTTTGAAAAGGACCTTGAAGACAAAATTCagaattactttttttttgggatagtTTGGAGAAGATTTATGGTGTTATTTCAACGATATGTTTATTCTTTGAAAAGGACCTTGAAGACAGAGTCAGAATTCACCAACCAAATAATATCCTGAAAACTGAACCGGACAGAACGATAAGTTTTGTGTTACCATGACTTCCAAAACTAAAACATGCGCAAACTAGAAATAAACTGCCTTTCAAAGATTTGTTGCCTATTTATCATGAGATATTTGACTTTCCCTCATAGTACTTAATAATACTTAGTATTCTTCAAAGAAGAGGAACATGGGCTTTTCTGCTCCTAGATAACACCACTTCTGTTAGGAATTTGATTTCGTTCCAGCAGCTACGGCGTTGAGCACGTTACAGCAGCAAAACATAGTGAGATAGGTTGAAGCTGTTGAAGTCATGAAGAGCATCATGCTGACATGACAGTTGAACAGACTTACTGTCTTAAACATTTTCCAACAAACTAATGCCAGCCTCTAACTTTGTTATCTTGCCATTTCTTGGTGGTCTTTTTGGGTTAGACGAACATGCCTATTCAATGCTTCAAACAATTTATCAGGATTCTGCCAGCCTCGAACTCTGTTATATTGCCATTTCTTGGTGGTCTTTTTATGTTAGACGAACATGCCTATTCAATGCTTCGAACAATTTATCAGGATTCTAAATAGTTGAACTTTCTAGCCTTCGCATTTGTGAGATAATGTTGCTTTGTTTACTTTTAGTAATTGTTGCCTGGCACAACAGTTGACGAGAGTTGGCAATTGatcaaatggattttgtaaTTATGCAGTTGCTTGCGGAGTTCGTCTTGGTTGAATGTGGAAGATTTCCTGGTCAAGTTTAAAGGCTTTTATGGTCATATGTTATGTATGCATCTGTCCAGATGCTTGTGAACTTGTAACGATGGCATCACGCTCTTTGACCAACGATGCACATTCTGATCAGTATTTTGGTATTGCTCTTGTAAGGCTAAGACTTATGAATTGATGGAATGTATCTGTGCTTTGTGAACTTATCTTGACACTAAGCTCTTTGACGAACCATGCACTTTCTAATGTAGGAGTAATTCATAATTCTGGTCTTCTTATAAGTCTGTAACTTAGGAATTGACATGTATCTAATTTTGCAAATAAACTTTGAGTCGATGCATGTTCTGCTGCTGGATAATTTTTGAGTACTGCTA
The sequence above is drawn from the Rhododendron vialii isolate Sample 1 chromosome 6a, ASM3025357v1 genome and encodes:
- the LOC131328834 gene encoding uncharacterized protein LOC131328834 isoform X2; its protein translation is MFDQNSAAGMEEAGADCGSDVDLEEKIEKILVADDEERLITLLTSPPLLIDGTPQYCRDHLLESLCMNDAVKCATALLEGKLGGIRLDLDGDHLLHRAARFCSSDLVQLFLHHKARSDTRYSDYRYDDGKDLRNGLRPLDIAFNFARSQYPSLESYPFGGQSSFEMILYLCQLGAGNIGDTIKFLACSSKDVAKEAYHCARKGKLIELALLLIVAREKILVPINLDVKGGVGSSGRTTILHWLQFQILILTHEEKLMGDCKNGKLTKIRRKKMVMRSAALLLEVFERAGHAIEEIIQYLSRSPCARSEEVGKHAVFWLKEAGFKFKNGDFDFSTMDWFDIALTDSLRTKNRIPTKDAPSETNSSPRLPLPQQKIPALPLWVRKFVLSPWSAAQTSPFHQTRGLSSTDKSHYTNHIPKSISRSHYSASLDVQAKKQTEPIEQNVPQCLSKVKLARFARLLRRGMKIA
- the LOC131328834 gene encoding uncharacterized protein LOC131328834 isoform X4; translation: MFDQNSAAGMEEAGADCGSDVDLEEKIEKILVADDEERLITLLTSPPLLIDGTPQYCRDHLLESLCMNDAVKCATALLEGKLGGIRLDLDGDHLLHRAARFCSSDLVQLFLHHKARSDTRYSDYRYDDGKDLRNGLRPLDIAFNFARSQYPSLESYPFGGQSSFEMILYLCQLGAGNIGDTIKFLACSSKDVAKEAYHCARKGKLIELALLLIVAREKILVPINLDVKGGVGSSGRTTILHWLQFQILILTHEEKLMGDCKNGKLTKIRRKKMVMRSAALLLEVFERAGHAIEEIIQYLSRSPCARSEEVGKHAVFWLKEAGFKFKNGDFDFSTMDWFDIALTDSLRTKNRIPTKDAPSETNSSPRLPLPQQKIPALPLWVLSPWSAAQTSPFHQTRGLSSTDKSHYTNHIPKSISRSHYSASLDVQAKKQTEPIEQNVPQCLSKVKLARFARLLRRGMKIA
- the LOC131328834 gene encoding uncharacterized protein LOC131328834 isoform X5, yielding MFDQNSAAGMEEAGADCGSDVDLEEKIEKILVADDEERLITLLTSPPLLIDGTPQYCRDHLLESLCMNDAVKCATALLEGKLGGIRLDLDGDHLLHRAARFCSSDLVQLFLHHKARSDLRNGLRPLDIAFNFARSQYPSLESYPFGGQSSFEMILYLCQLGAGNIGDTIKFLACSSKDVAKEAYHCARKGKLIELALLLIVAREKILVPINLDVKGGVGSSGRTTILHWLQFQILILTHEEKLMGDCKNGKLTKIRRKKMVMRSAALLLEVFERAGHAIEEIIQYLSRSPCARSEEVGKHAVFWLKEAGFKFKNGDFDFSTMDWFDIALTDSLRTKNRIPTKDAPSAETNSSPRLPLPQQKIPALPLWVRKFVLSPWSAAQTSPFHQTRGLSSTDKSHYTNHIPKSISRSHYSASLDVQAKKQTEPIEQNVPQCLSKVKLARFARLLRRGMKIA
- the LOC131328834 gene encoding uncharacterized protein LOC131328834 isoform X1 produces the protein MFDQNSAAGMEEAGADCGSDVDLEEKIEKILVADDEERLITLLTSPPLLIDGTPQYCRDHLLESLCMNDAVKCATALLEGKLGGIRLDLDGDHLLHRAARFCSSDLVQLFLHHKARSDTRYSDYRYDDGKDLRNGLRPLDIAFNFARSQYPSLESYPFGGQSSFEMILYLCQLGAGNIGDTIKFLACSSKDVAKEAYHCARKGKLIELALLLIVAREKILVPINLDVKGGVGSSGRTTILHWLQFQILILTHEEKLMGDCKNGKLTKIRRKKMVMRSAALLLEVFERAGHAIEEIIQYLSRSPCARSEEVGKHAVFWLKEAGFKFKNGDFDFSTMDWFDIALTDSLRTKNRIPTKDAPSAETNSSPRLPLPQQKIPALPLWVRKFVLSPWSAAQTSPFHQTRGLSSTDKSHYTNHIPKSISRSHYSASLDVQAKKQTEPIEQNVPQCLSKVKLARFARLLRRGMKIA
- the LOC131328834 gene encoding uncharacterized protein LOC131328834 isoform X6 — encoded protein: MFDQNSAAGMEEAGADCGSDVDLEEKIEKILVADDEERLITLLTSPPLLIDGTPQYCRDHLLESLCMNDAVKCATALLEGKLGGIRLDLDGDHLLHRAARFCSSDLVQLFLHHKARSDTRYSDYRYDDGKDLRNGLRPLDIAFNFARSQYPSLESYPFGGQSSFEMILYLCQLGAGNIGDTIKFLACSSKDVAKEAYHCARKGKLIELALLLIVAREKILVPINLDVKGGVGSSGRTTILHWLQFQILILTHEEKLMGDCKNGKLTKIRRKKMVMRSAALLLEVFERAGHAIEEIIQYLSRSPCQRRIPVLACLCRSKKFRLCPFGVLVLGPPLRRSHMT
- the LOC131328834 gene encoding uncharacterized protein LOC131328834 isoform X3, whose translation is MFDQNSAAGMEEAGADCGSDVDLEEKIEKILVADDEERLITLLTSPPLLIDGTPQYCRDHLLESLCMNDAVKCATALLEGKLGGIRLDLDGDHLLHRAARFCSSDLVQLFLHHKARSDTRYSDYRYDDGKDLRNGLRPLDIAFNFARSQYPSLESYPFGGQSSFEMILYLCQLGAGNIGDTIKFLACSSKDVAKEAYHCARKGKLIELALLLIVAREKILVPINLDVKGGVGSSGRTTILHWLQFQILILTHEEKLMGDCKNGKLTKIRRKKMVMRSAALLLEVFERAGHAIEEIIQYLSRSPCARSEEVGKHAVFWLKEAGFKFKNGDFDFSTMDWFDIALTDSLRTKNRIPTKDAPSAETNSSPRLPLPQQKIPALPLWVLSPWSAAQTSPFHQTRGLSSTDKSHYTNHIPKSISRSHYSASLDVQAKKQTEPIEQNVPQCLSKVKLARFARLLRRGMKIA